From Staphylothermus hellenicus DSM 12710, a single genomic window includes:
- a CDS encoding tRNA(Phe) 7-((3-amino-3-carboxypropyl)-4-demethylwyosine(37)-N(4))-methyltransferase — protein sequence MSFKINLSAWQRRKTEFWNRLWEDLEIGYLDEDLIGILLILNSDKNIYTLSSCSGRITISDSTYPWSREESSVVFKKHIPITINEILDILKKPVVRRLWLNSTGPILHLSTNSLEYADKILSLARKAGLKHSGIISMNPDKGYIIELTSGVKVSHLLRSRGILLAEEDSLREIVDVANEVLLEGKKVLIRMFKVFRSELPWNPDNNIVSDLKNRGINIDKYDPYKIYGKIIRLDNT from the coding sequence ACTTATCAGCTTGGCAAAGGAGAAAAACAGAGTTTTGGAACAGGTTATGGGAAGATCTAGAGATAGGATATTTAGATGAGGATCTCATAGGTATTCTTCTGATCTTAAATAGTGATAAAAACATTTATACACTAAGCAGTTGTAGCGGTAGAATAACGATTAGCGATTCAACATATCCATGGAGCAGGGAAGAGTCAAGCGTTGTATTCAAGAAACATATCCCTATAACAATTAATGAGATACTGGATATATTAAAGAAACCAGTTGTGAGAAGACTCTGGCTAAACTCTACCGGCCCCATACTCCACTTGTCAACAAATAGCTTAGAATATGCAGACAAAATATTATCATTGGCGAGAAAGGCCGGTTTAAAACATAGTGGAATAATATCGATGAATCCTGATAAGGGATATATTATAGAGCTTACTAGTGGAGTTAAAGTATCTCATCTACTAAGATCCCGGGGAATCCTATTGGCTGAAGAAGATTCTCTAAGGGAAATTGTAGATGTAGCGAACGAAGTATTGTTGGAGGGTAAGAAGGTACTTATAAGGATGTTTAAAGTGTTTCGTTCAGAGCTTCCATGGAATCCTGACAACAATATAGTATCCGATCTAAAGAATAGAGGGATTAATATCGATAAATATGATCCCTACAAAATATATGGGAAAATTATTAGGTTGGATAATACTTAA